The proteins below come from a single Balaenoptera ricei isolate mBalRic1 chromosome 17, mBalRic1.hap2, whole genome shotgun sequence genomic window:
- the RHPN1 gene encoding rhophilin-1 isoform X6, whose protein sequence is MVPEGRPDGAGAGEESARLQAAGSVRKGCDLLANSQHGCLQSRRARIHQQINRELRMRTGAENLYRATSNARVRETVALELSYVNSSLQLLKEELEGLDGNVDANQPQSEGITVPMIPLGLKETKQLDWATPLKELISGHFGEDGASYEAEIRELEDLRQEARFVTPARSLGLLFHCLTRPCRYDSLTGVPAQQRALAFEKGSVLFNIGALHTQIGARQDRSCPEGTSCAVEAFQRAAGAFSLLRENFSHAPSPDMSPASLSMLEQLMTAQAQECVFEGLSLQAPVAPRDCLAQLHLAQEAAQVAAEYRLVHQTMAQPPVQDYVPFPWTTLVHVKAEYFRALAHYHAALALCDGAPVAEAELPALEQIFLGLPASSEPRGPALPQEQEERRKLGKAHLKRAILGQEEALRLHAVCRALRRVDLLQVVLAQALRRSLAKYSELDLEDDFCEAAEAPDVRREQPGPLAKTRRRPEGRAPSFSRVKVADIFHRLGPLSVFSAKNRWRLAGPIHVARGEGGFGFTLRGDAPVLIAAVVPGGRAAAAGLKQGDYIVSVNGQPCRWWKHADVVAQLKGVGDEGVSLQVLTLLPGAEPPGSGDRRPALGGLLRSQKECGWETPEPAQASPRPLLGWNRKAKRGKTGGRLSPAPHP, encoded by the exons GGCTGTGACCTCCTGGCAAATTCGCAGCACGGCTGCCTGCAGAGCCGCAGGGCCCGGATCCACCAGCAGATCAACAGGGAGCTGAGGATGCGGACGGGCGCCGAGAACCTGTACAG AGCCACCAGCAACGCCCGGGTCAGGGAGACTGTGGCCCTGGAGCTGAGCTACGTCAACTCCAGCCTGCAGCTGCTGAAGGAGGAGCTGGAGGGGCTCGACGGCAACGTGGACGCCAACCAGCCCCAGag CGAAGGTATCACTGTCCCCATGATCCCCCTGGGGCTGAAGGAGACCAAGCAGCTAGACTGGGCCACACCCCTGAAG GAGCTGATCTCAGGGCACTTTGGAGAGGACGGTGCTTCCTATGAGGCTGAAATCCGGGAGCTGGAGGACCTGCGGCAG GAGGCGCGCTTTGTCACCCCTGCCAGGAGCCTGGGGCTGCTGTTCCACTG CCTGACCCGACCCTGCAGGTACGACTCGCTGACGGGGGTTCCGGCCCAGCAGCGGGCCCTGGCCTTCGAGAAGGGCAGCGTGCTCTTCAACATCGGCGCCCTCCACACCCAGATCGGGGCTCGCCAGGACCGCTCCTGCCCCGAGGGCACCAGCTGTGCTGTGGAGGCCTTTCAGAGGGCTGCGG GGGCCTTCAGCCTCCTGAGGGAGAACTTCTCCCACGCGCCCAGCCCTGACATGAGCCCCGCCTCACTCTCCATGCTGGAGCAGCTCATGACCGCCCAGGCCCAGGAGTGCGTCTTCGAGGGCCTCTCGCTGCAGGCCCCCGTGGCCCCCCGTGACTGCCTGGCCCAGCTGCACCTGGCTCAGGAGGCCGCCCAG GTGGCGGCCGAGTACCGGCTGGTGCACCAGACCATGGCCCAGCCGCCCGTCCAGGACTACGTGCCCTTCCCCTGGACCACCCTGGTGCACGTGAAGGCCGAGTACTTCCGCGCCCTGGCCCACTACCACGCGGCCCTGGCCCTGTGTGACGGCGCCC CGGTGGCAGAGGCGGAGCTTCCAGCCCTCGAGCAGATCTTCCTCGGGCTCCCGGCCTCGTCTGAGCCCCGGGGCCCCGCGCTGCCCCAGGAGCAAGAGGAGCGCCGGAAGCTGG GCAAGGCCCACCTGAAGCGCGCCATCCTGGGTCAGGAGGAGGCCCTGCGGCTGCATGCCGTGTGCCGGGCCCTGCGCAGGGTGGACCTGCTGCAGGTCGTGCTGGCCCAGGCGCTGCGGCGCTCTCTGGCCAAGTACTCGGAACTCGACCTCGAGGACGACTTCTGTGAGGCCGCCGAGGCCCCTGACGTTCGGCGTGAGCAGCCAGGCCCCTTGG CTAAGACGCGGCGGAGGCCGGAGGGCAGGGCACCCAGCTTCTCCCGGGTGAAGGTGGCTGATATCTTCCATCGGCTG GGGCCCCTGTCCGTGTTCTCAGCCAAGAACCGCTGGCGGCTGGCAGGGCCCATCCACGTGGCCCGAGGAGAGGGGGGCTTCGGCTTCACGCTGCGGGGAGACGCGCCCGTTCTCATCGCTGCCGTTGTTCCAGGGGGCCGGGCCGCG GCGGCCGGCCTGAAGCAGGGTGACTACATCGTGTCGGTGAACGGGCAGCCGTGCAGGTGGTGGAAGCACGCAGATGTGGTAGCCCAGCTGAAGGGCGTGGGCGACGAGGGCGTGAGCCTGCAGGTGCTGACGCTGCTGCCCGGTGCCGAGCCGCCTGGCTCG GGGGACCGCCGGCCAGCCCTGGGGGGGCTTCTGAGGAGCCAGAAGGAGTGTGGCTGGGAGACGCCAGAGCCCGCACAGGccagccccaggcccctcctTGGCTGGAACCGTAAGGCCAAGAGGGGCAAGACTGGAGGGAGGCTGTCCCCAGCGCCACACCCCTGA
- the RHPN1 gene encoding rhophilin-1 isoform X8 produces MIPLGLKETKQLDWATPLKELISGHFGEDGASYEAEIRELEDLRQATRTPSRSEAGLELLTAYYNQLCFQEARFVTPARSLGLLFHCLTRPCRYDSLTGVPAQQRALAFEKGSVLFNIGALHTQIGARQDRSCPEGTSCAVEAFQRAAGAFSLLRENFSHAPSPDMSPASLSMLEQLMTAQAQECVFEGLSLQAPVAPRDCLAQLHLAQEAAQVAAEYRLVHQTMAQPPVQDYVPFPWTTLVHVKAEYFRALAHYHAALALCDGAPVAEAELPALEQIFLGLPASSEPRGPALPQEQEERRKLGKAHLKRAILGQEEALRLHAVCRALRRVDLLQVVLAQALRRSLAKYSELDLEDDFCEAAEAPDVRREQPGPLAKTRRRPEGRAPSFSRVKVADIFHRLGPLSVFSAKNRWRLAGPIHVARGEGGFGFTLRGDAPVLIAAVVPGGRAAAAGLKQGDYIVSVNGQPCRWWKHADVVAQLKGVGDEGVSLQVLTLLPGAEPPGSGDRRPALGGLLRSQKECGWETPEPAQASPRPLLGWNRKAKRGKTGGRLSPAPHP; encoded by the exons ATGATCCCCCTGGGGCTGAAGGAGACCAAGCAGCTAGACTGGGCCACACCCCTGAAG GAGCTGATCTCAGGGCACTTTGGAGAGGACGGTGCTTCCTATGAGGCTGAAATCCGGGAGCTGGAGGACCTGCGGCAG GCCACGCGGACCCCCAGCCGGAGCGAGGCAGGCCTGGAGCTGCTCACGGCCTACTACAATCAGCTGTGTTTCCAGGAGGCGCGCTTTGTCACCCCTGCCAGGAGCCTGGGGCTGCTGTTCCACTG CCTGACCCGACCCTGCAGGTACGACTCGCTGACGGGGGTTCCGGCCCAGCAGCGGGCCCTGGCCTTCGAGAAGGGCAGCGTGCTCTTCAACATCGGCGCCCTCCACACCCAGATCGGGGCTCGCCAGGACCGCTCCTGCCCCGAGGGCACCAGCTGTGCTGTGGAGGCCTTTCAGAGGGCTGCGG GGGCCTTCAGCCTCCTGAGGGAGAACTTCTCCCACGCGCCCAGCCCTGACATGAGCCCCGCCTCACTCTCCATGCTGGAGCAGCTCATGACCGCCCAGGCCCAGGAGTGCGTCTTCGAGGGCCTCTCGCTGCAGGCCCCCGTGGCCCCCCGTGACTGCCTGGCCCAGCTGCACCTGGCTCAGGAGGCCGCCCAG GTGGCGGCCGAGTACCGGCTGGTGCACCAGACCATGGCCCAGCCGCCCGTCCAGGACTACGTGCCCTTCCCCTGGACCACCCTGGTGCACGTGAAGGCCGAGTACTTCCGCGCCCTGGCCCACTACCACGCGGCCCTGGCCCTGTGTGACGGCGCCC CGGTGGCAGAGGCGGAGCTTCCAGCCCTCGAGCAGATCTTCCTCGGGCTCCCGGCCTCGTCTGAGCCCCGGGGCCCCGCGCTGCCCCAGGAGCAAGAGGAGCGCCGGAAGCTGG GCAAGGCCCACCTGAAGCGCGCCATCCTGGGTCAGGAGGAGGCCCTGCGGCTGCATGCCGTGTGCCGGGCCCTGCGCAGGGTGGACCTGCTGCAGGTCGTGCTGGCCCAGGCGCTGCGGCGCTCTCTGGCCAAGTACTCGGAACTCGACCTCGAGGACGACTTCTGTGAGGCCGCCGAGGCCCCTGACGTTCGGCGTGAGCAGCCAGGCCCCTTGG CTAAGACGCGGCGGAGGCCGGAGGGCAGGGCACCCAGCTTCTCCCGGGTGAAGGTGGCTGATATCTTCCATCGGCTG GGGCCCCTGTCCGTGTTCTCAGCCAAGAACCGCTGGCGGCTGGCAGGGCCCATCCACGTGGCCCGAGGAGAGGGGGGCTTCGGCTTCACGCTGCGGGGAGACGCGCCCGTTCTCATCGCTGCCGTTGTTCCAGGGGGCCGGGCCGCG GCGGCCGGCCTGAAGCAGGGTGACTACATCGTGTCGGTGAACGGGCAGCCGTGCAGGTGGTGGAAGCACGCAGATGTGGTAGCCCAGCTGAAGGGCGTGGGCGACGAGGGCGTGAGCCTGCAGGTGCTGACGCTGCTGCCCGGTGCCGAGCCGCCTGGCTCG GGGGACCGCCGGCCAGCCCTGGGGGGGCTTCTGAGGAGCCAGAAGGAGTGTGGCTGGGAGACGCCAGAGCCCGCACAGGccagccccaggcccctcctTGGCTGGAACCGTAAGGCCAAGAGGGGCAAGACTGGAGGGAGGCTGTCCCCAGCGCCACACCCCTGA
- the RHPN1 gene encoding rhophilin-1 isoform X3, with the protein MVPEGRPDGAGAGEESARLQAAGSVRKGCDLLANSQHGCLQSRRARIHQQINRELRMRTGAENLYRATSNARVRETVALELSYVNSSLQLLKEELEGLDGNVDANQPQSEGITVPMIPLGLKETKQLDWATPLKELISGHFGEDGASYEAEIRELEDLRQATRTPSRSEAGLELLTAYYNQLCFQEARFVTPARSLGLLFHWYDSLTGVPAQQRALAFEKGSVLFNIGALHTQIGARQDRSCPEGTSCAVEAFQRAAGAFSLLRENFSHAPSPDMSPASLSMLEQLMTAQAQECVFEGLSLQAPVAPRDCLAQLHLAQEAAQVAAEYRLVHQTMAQPPVQDYVPFPWTTLVHVKAEYFRALAHYHAALALCDGAPVAEAELPALEQIFLGLPASSEPRGPALPQEQEERRKLGKAHLKRAILGQEEALRLHAVCRALRRVDLLQVVLAQALRRSLAKYSELDLEDDFCEAAEAPDVRPKTRRRPEGRAPSFSRVKVADIFHRLGPLSVFSAKNRWRLAGPIHVARGEGGFGFTLRGDAPVLIAAVVPGGRAAAAGLKQGDYIVSVNGQPCRWWKHADVVAQLKGVGDEGVSLQVLTLLPGAEPPGSGDRRPALGGLLRSQKECGWETPEPAQASPRPLLGWNRKAKRGKTGGRLSPAPHP; encoded by the exons GGCTGTGACCTCCTGGCAAATTCGCAGCACGGCTGCCTGCAGAGCCGCAGGGCCCGGATCCACCAGCAGATCAACAGGGAGCTGAGGATGCGGACGGGCGCCGAGAACCTGTACAG AGCCACCAGCAACGCCCGGGTCAGGGAGACTGTGGCCCTGGAGCTGAGCTACGTCAACTCCAGCCTGCAGCTGCTGAAGGAGGAGCTGGAGGGGCTCGACGGCAACGTGGACGCCAACCAGCCCCAGag CGAAGGTATCACTGTCCCCATGATCCCCCTGGGGCTGAAGGAGACCAAGCAGCTAGACTGGGCCACACCCCTGAAG GAGCTGATCTCAGGGCACTTTGGAGAGGACGGTGCTTCCTATGAGGCTGAAATCCGGGAGCTGGAGGACCTGCGGCAG GCCACGCGGACCCCCAGCCGGAGCGAGGCAGGCCTGGAGCTGCTCACGGCCTACTACAATCAGCTGTGTTTCCAGGAGGCGCGCTTTGTCACCCCTGCCAGGAGCCTGGGGCTGCTGTTCCACTG GTACGACTCGCTGACGGGGGTTCCGGCCCAGCAGCGGGCCCTGGCCTTCGAGAAGGGCAGCGTGCTCTTCAACATCGGCGCCCTCCACACCCAGATCGGGGCTCGCCAGGACCGCTCCTGCCCCGAGGGCACCAGCTGTGCTGTGGAGGCCTTTCAGAGGGCTGCGG GGGCCTTCAGCCTCCTGAGGGAGAACTTCTCCCACGCGCCCAGCCCTGACATGAGCCCCGCCTCACTCTCCATGCTGGAGCAGCTCATGACCGCCCAGGCCCAGGAGTGCGTCTTCGAGGGCCTCTCGCTGCAGGCCCCCGTGGCCCCCCGTGACTGCCTGGCCCAGCTGCACCTGGCTCAGGAGGCCGCCCAG GTGGCGGCCGAGTACCGGCTGGTGCACCAGACCATGGCCCAGCCGCCCGTCCAGGACTACGTGCCCTTCCCCTGGACCACCCTGGTGCACGTGAAGGCCGAGTACTTCCGCGCCCTGGCCCACTACCACGCGGCCCTGGCCCTGTGTGACGGCGCCC CGGTGGCAGAGGCGGAGCTTCCAGCCCTCGAGCAGATCTTCCTCGGGCTCCCGGCCTCGTCTGAGCCCCGGGGCCCCGCGCTGCCCCAGGAGCAAGAGGAGCGCCGGAAGCTGG GCAAGGCCCACCTGAAGCGCGCCATCCTGGGTCAGGAGGAGGCCCTGCGGCTGCATGCCGTGTGCCGGGCCCTGCGCAGGGTGGACCTGCTGCAGGTCGTGCTGGCCCAGGCGCTGCGGCGCTCTCTGGCCAAGTACTCGGAACTCGACCTCGAGGACGACTTCTGTGAGGCCGCCGAGGCCCCTGACGTTCGGC CTAAGACGCGGCGGAGGCCGGAGGGCAGGGCACCCAGCTTCTCCCGGGTGAAGGTGGCTGATATCTTCCATCGGCTG GGGCCCCTGTCCGTGTTCTCAGCCAAGAACCGCTGGCGGCTGGCAGGGCCCATCCACGTGGCCCGAGGAGAGGGGGGCTTCGGCTTCACGCTGCGGGGAGACGCGCCCGTTCTCATCGCTGCCGTTGTTCCAGGGGGCCGGGCCGCG GCGGCCGGCCTGAAGCAGGGTGACTACATCGTGTCGGTGAACGGGCAGCCGTGCAGGTGGTGGAAGCACGCAGATGTGGTAGCCCAGCTGAAGGGCGTGGGCGACGAGGGCGTGAGCCTGCAGGTGCTGACGCTGCTGCCCGGTGCCGAGCCGCCTGGCTCG GGGGACCGCCGGCCAGCCCTGGGGGGGCTTCTGAGGAGCCAGAAGGAGTGTGGCTGGGAGACGCCAGAGCCCGCACAGGccagccccaggcccctcctTGGCTGGAACCGTAAGGCCAAGAGGGGCAAGACTGGAGGGAGGCTGTCCCCAGCGCCACACCCCTGA
- the RHPN1 gene encoding rhophilin-1 isoform X4 has product MVPEGRPDGAGAGEESARLQAAGSVRKGCDLLANSQHGCLQSRRARIHQQINRELRMRTGAENLYRATSNARVRETVALELSYVNSSLQLLKEELEGLDGNVDANQPQSEGITVPMIPLGLKETKQLDWATPLKELISGHFGEDGASYEAEIRELEDLRQATRTPSRSEAGLELLTAYYNQLCFQEARFVTPARSLGLLFHCLTRPCRYDSLTGVPAQQRALAFEKGSVLFNIGALHTQIGARQDRSCPEGTSCAVEAFQRAAGAFSLLRENFSHAPSPDMSPASLSMLEQLMTAQAQECVFEGLSLQAPVAPRDCLAQLHLAQEAAQVAAEYRLVHQTMAQPPVQDYVPFPWTTLVHVKAEYFRALAHYHAALALCDGAPVAEAELPALEQIFLGLPASSEPRGPALPQEQEERRKLGKAHLKRAILGQEEALRLHAVCRALRRVDLLQVVLAQALRRSLAKYSELDLEDDFCEAAEAPDVRREQPGPLAKTRRRPEGRAPSFSRVKVADIFHRLGPLSVFSAKNRWRLAGPIHVARGEGGFGFTLRGDAPVLIAAVVPGGRAAAAGLKQGDYIVSVNGQPCRWWKHADVVAQLKGVGDEGVSLQGDRRPALGGLLRSQKECGWETPEPAQASPRPLLGWNRKAKRGKTGGRLSPAPHP; this is encoded by the exons GGCTGTGACCTCCTGGCAAATTCGCAGCACGGCTGCCTGCAGAGCCGCAGGGCCCGGATCCACCAGCAGATCAACAGGGAGCTGAGGATGCGGACGGGCGCCGAGAACCTGTACAG AGCCACCAGCAACGCCCGGGTCAGGGAGACTGTGGCCCTGGAGCTGAGCTACGTCAACTCCAGCCTGCAGCTGCTGAAGGAGGAGCTGGAGGGGCTCGACGGCAACGTGGACGCCAACCAGCCCCAGag CGAAGGTATCACTGTCCCCATGATCCCCCTGGGGCTGAAGGAGACCAAGCAGCTAGACTGGGCCACACCCCTGAAG GAGCTGATCTCAGGGCACTTTGGAGAGGACGGTGCTTCCTATGAGGCTGAAATCCGGGAGCTGGAGGACCTGCGGCAG GCCACGCGGACCCCCAGCCGGAGCGAGGCAGGCCTGGAGCTGCTCACGGCCTACTACAATCAGCTGTGTTTCCAGGAGGCGCGCTTTGTCACCCCTGCCAGGAGCCTGGGGCTGCTGTTCCACTG CCTGACCCGACCCTGCAGGTACGACTCGCTGACGGGGGTTCCGGCCCAGCAGCGGGCCCTGGCCTTCGAGAAGGGCAGCGTGCTCTTCAACATCGGCGCCCTCCACACCCAGATCGGGGCTCGCCAGGACCGCTCCTGCCCCGAGGGCACCAGCTGTGCTGTGGAGGCCTTTCAGAGGGCTGCGG GGGCCTTCAGCCTCCTGAGGGAGAACTTCTCCCACGCGCCCAGCCCTGACATGAGCCCCGCCTCACTCTCCATGCTGGAGCAGCTCATGACCGCCCAGGCCCAGGAGTGCGTCTTCGAGGGCCTCTCGCTGCAGGCCCCCGTGGCCCCCCGTGACTGCCTGGCCCAGCTGCACCTGGCTCAGGAGGCCGCCCAG GTGGCGGCCGAGTACCGGCTGGTGCACCAGACCATGGCCCAGCCGCCCGTCCAGGACTACGTGCCCTTCCCCTGGACCACCCTGGTGCACGTGAAGGCCGAGTACTTCCGCGCCCTGGCCCACTACCACGCGGCCCTGGCCCTGTGTGACGGCGCCC CGGTGGCAGAGGCGGAGCTTCCAGCCCTCGAGCAGATCTTCCTCGGGCTCCCGGCCTCGTCTGAGCCCCGGGGCCCCGCGCTGCCCCAGGAGCAAGAGGAGCGCCGGAAGCTGG GCAAGGCCCACCTGAAGCGCGCCATCCTGGGTCAGGAGGAGGCCCTGCGGCTGCATGCCGTGTGCCGGGCCCTGCGCAGGGTGGACCTGCTGCAGGTCGTGCTGGCCCAGGCGCTGCGGCGCTCTCTGGCCAAGTACTCGGAACTCGACCTCGAGGACGACTTCTGTGAGGCCGCCGAGGCCCCTGACGTTCGGCGTGAGCAGCCAGGCCCCTTGG CTAAGACGCGGCGGAGGCCGGAGGGCAGGGCACCCAGCTTCTCCCGGGTGAAGGTGGCTGATATCTTCCATCGGCTG GGGCCCCTGTCCGTGTTCTCAGCCAAGAACCGCTGGCGGCTGGCAGGGCCCATCCACGTGGCCCGAGGAGAGGGGGGCTTCGGCTTCACGCTGCGGGGAGACGCGCCCGTTCTCATCGCTGCCGTTGTTCCAGGGGGCCGGGCCGCG GCGGCCGGCCTGAAGCAGGGTGACTACATCGTGTCGGTGAACGGGCAGCCGTGCAGGTGGTGGAAGCACGCAGATGTGGTAGCCCAGCTGAAGGGCGTGGGCGACGAGGGCGTGAGCCTGCAG GGGGACCGCCGGCCAGCCCTGGGGGGGCTTCTGAGGAGCCAGAAGGAGTGTGGCTGGGAGACGCCAGAGCCCGCACAGGccagccccaggcccctcctTGGCTGGAACCGTAAGGCCAAGAGGGGCAAGACTGGAGGGAGGCTGTCCCCAGCGCCACACCCCTGA
- the RHPN1 gene encoding rhophilin-1 isoform X5: protein MVPEGRPDGAGAGEESARLQAAGSVRKGCDLLANSQHGCLQSRRARIHQQINRELRMRTGAENLYSLQLLKEELEGLDGNVDANQPQSEGITVPMIPLGLKETKQLDWATPLKELISGHFGEDGASYEAEIRELEDLRQATRTPSRSEAGLELLTAYYNQLCFQEARFVTPARSLGLLFHCLTRPCRYDSLTGVPAQQRALAFEKGSVLFNIGALHTQIGARQDRSCPEGTSCAVEAFQRAAGAFSLLRENFSHAPSPDMSPASLSMLEQLMTAQAQECVFEGLSLQAPVAPRDCLAQLHLAQEAAQVAAEYRLVHQTMAQPPVQDYVPFPWTTLVHVKAEYFRALAHYHAALALCDGAPVAEAELPALEQIFLGLPASSEPRGPALPQEQEERRKLGKAHLKRAILGQEEALRLHAVCRALRRVDLLQVVLAQALRRSLAKYSELDLEDDFCEAAEAPDVRREQPGPLAKTRRRPEGRAPSFSRVKVADIFHRLGPLSVFSAKNRWRLAGPIHVARGEGGFGFTLRGDAPVLIAAVVPGGRAAAAGLKQGDYIVSVNGQPCRWWKHADVVAQLKGVGDEGVSLQVLTLLPGAEPPGSGDRRPALGGLLRSQKECGWETPEPAQASPRPLLGWNRKAKRGKTGGRLSPAPHP from the exons GGCTGTGACCTCCTGGCAAATTCGCAGCACGGCTGCCTGCAGAGCCGCAGGGCCCGGATCCACCAGCAGATCAACAGGGAGCTGAGGATGCGGACGGGCGCCGAGAACCTGTACAG CCTGCAGCTGCTGAAGGAGGAGCTGGAGGGGCTCGACGGCAACGTGGACGCCAACCAGCCCCAGag CGAAGGTATCACTGTCCCCATGATCCCCCTGGGGCTGAAGGAGACCAAGCAGCTAGACTGGGCCACACCCCTGAAG GAGCTGATCTCAGGGCACTTTGGAGAGGACGGTGCTTCCTATGAGGCTGAAATCCGGGAGCTGGAGGACCTGCGGCAG GCCACGCGGACCCCCAGCCGGAGCGAGGCAGGCCTGGAGCTGCTCACGGCCTACTACAATCAGCTGTGTTTCCAGGAGGCGCGCTTTGTCACCCCTGCCAGGAGCCTGGGGCTGCTGTTCCACTG CCTGACCCGACCCTGCAGGTACGACTCGCTGACGGGGGTTCCGGCCCAGCAGCGGGCCCTGGCCTTCGAGAAGGGCAGCGTGCTCTTCAACATCGGCGCCCTCCACACCCAGATCGGGGCTCGCCAGGACCGCTCCTGCCCCGAGGGCACCAGCTGTGCTGTGGAGGCCTTTCAGAGGGCTGCGG GGGCCTTCAGCCTCCTGAGGGAGAACTTCTCCCACGCGCCCAGCCCTGACATGAGCCCCGCCTCACTCTCCATGCTGGAGCAGCTCATGACCGCCCAGGCCCAGGAGTGCGTCTTCGAGGGCCTCTCGCTGCAGGCCCCCGTGGCCCCCCGTGACTGCCTGGCCCAGCTGCACCTGGCTCAGGAGGCCGCCCAG GTGGCGGCCGAGTACCGGCTGGTGCACCAGACCATGGCCCAGCCGCCCGTCCAGGACTACGTGCCCTTCCCCTGGACCACCCTGGTGCACGTGAAGGCCGAGTACTTCCGCGCCCTGGCCCACTACCACGCGGCCCTGGCCCTGTGTGACGGCGCCC CGGTGGCAGAGGCGGAGCTTCCAGCCCTCGAGCAGATCTTCCTCGGGCTCCCGGCCTCGTCTGAGCCCCGGGGCCCCGCGCTGCCCCAGGAGCAAGAGGAGCGCCGGAAGCTGG GCAAGGCCCACCTGAAGCGCGCCATCCTGGGTCAGGAGGAGGCCCTGCGGCTGCATGCCGTGTGCCGGGCCCTGCGCAGGGTGGACCTGCTGCAGGTCGTGCTGGCCCAGGCGCTGCGGCGCTCTCTGGCCAAGTACTCGGAACTCGACCTCGAGGACGACTTCTGTGAGGCCGCCGAGGCCCCTGACGTTCGGCGTGAGCAGCCAGGCCCCTTGG CTAAGACGCGGCGGAGGCCGGAGGGCAGGGCACCCAGCTTCTCCCGGGTGAAGGTGGCTGATATCTTCCATCGGCTG GGGCCCCTGTCCGTGTTCTCAGCCAAGAACCGCTGGCGGCTGGCAGGGCCCATCCACGTGGCCCGAGGAGAGGGGGGCTTCGGCTTCACGCTGCGGGGAGACGCGCCCGTTCTCATCGCTGCCGTTGTTCCAGGGGGCCGGGCCGCG GCGGCCGGCCTGAAGCAGGGTGACTACATCGTGTCGGTGAACGGGCAGCCGTGCAGGTGGTGGAAGCACGCAGATGTGGTAGCCCAGCTGAAGGGCGTGGGCGACGAGGGCGTGAGCCTGCAGGTGCTGACGCTGCTGCCCGGTGCCGAGCCGCCTGGCTCG GGGGACCGCCGGCCAGCCCTGGGGGGGCTTCTGAGGAGCCAGAAGGAGTGTGGCTGGGAGACGCCAGAGCCCGCACAGGccagccccaggcccctcctTGGCTGGAACCGTAAGGCCAAGAGGGGCAAGACTGGAGGGAGGCTGTCCCCAGCGCCACACCCCTGA